The following is a genomic window from Dama dama isolate Ldn47 chromosome 4, ASM3311817v1, whole genome shotgun sequence.
GCAGCTCTGCGCGCCCGCCATGGGCCCGCGCCGGAGCCGCAAGCCCGAAACACCAAGGAGGCGCCCCGCGAGCCCGGCTCCCGCCGCCCGCCGGCCGGCCCCGTCCTTAGGCACGTCCTCCCGTTCACCTGCTCGCCGGAGATATAGAATCCTGAAGGAGATCCGAACTCTTCAGAAGACCACACACCTGCTGTTAAGAAAGACCCCCTTCTGCCGCCTGGCAAGAGAAATATGTGTTCAATTCACTCGTGGTGTGGACTTCAATTGGCAAGCCCAGGCCCTGTTGGCCCTACAAGAGGCGGCAGAAGCGTTTCTAGTTCATCTCTTCGAGGATGCCTATCTCCTCTCCTTACACGCCGGCCGCGTCACGCTCTTCCCAAAGGATGTGCAGCTGGCCCGGAGGATCCGAGGCATTCAGGAAGGGCTTGGCTGAGCTCTGGCCACCCACCCGAGTCTCTGGTTGATACCAGAGCCCCTGCCTGTAGCCAGGACCAGATCCACGGACTACAAGGTGTTGCCTGGACTTGCCCTCTTGGAGCAGAGCGTGCGAGTTGCTTTCCTAGttagttttttttaagaagaagacTGCGTGGCTTTCCTCTGTAACAGAGGTAATATTTGAGAGAATCAACACATTCCAGAAATCCTGAGAATAATTTTCAGATGAAGAGACTCTAAGGTTGACTTCACTTTGCAAATTATTCATGTGACTGATGATTTGGAAGACATCAGATTTTCTAGGTTATGGGCAAAAAGGATATTTACTGATTATTTTAAATCTTCTTgtaccatttaaattttttaccatatatatatttacttttatttaaaacatgatggaaaaaataagagaagaccAGTCAGTTGCATGGAAGAGCCTGGCACATCCAGCGTACAAATCTCTGTCTTTCAGATTGACTTCATCATTAACAGCAGAAGCAAGTTCGTATGTGGACTATACCTGTCAACAGATTATACAGCTTTTCAAAAACTCAGTT
Proteins encoded in this region:
- the LOC133054757 gene encoding histone H3-like centromeric protein A is translated as MGPRRSRKPETPRRRPASPAPAARRPAPSLGTSSRSPARRRYRILKEIRTLQKTTHLLLRKTPFCRLAREICVQFTRGVDFNWQAQALLALQEAAEAFLVHLFEDAYLLSLHAGRVTLFPKDVQLARRIRGIQEGLG